The genomic DNA GAACTTCCTACACCAGAAAATGTTGCCGATTGTAAGTATATTGGAATTCTTTATAACTTAGAGAATAATGAAGCAAAATATATTACTTTTGAAAAATCTTATGATTTAAATACTGATGGGTATTTTAAAAAATTAATAGGTGAATTTACAGGAAAAACAAAAGAAGCTAAAAAAGAAAGTTATTTTTTAGGTGGTTGGATATCTGAAACACATCTAAACTATGGGAAAATTAATGATTGTAATTTTGAAGAATTCATAGATGTTTTAAAAGGCATTAATTAATAAAAACAAGGGATATCAAAATTTGATATCTCTTTTTTGTTATGATTAAATACTAGTTTAAAACCCAAATACTGTTAAAAACTTGAACAAATGAAAAAATAATGTTATTATTTAAATGAATTGAAAATTAATTATCAAAATAAATAAAGATAATCTGATTTTTAAGATTACTTTTTTTATAATATTTTTTTTAATCAAGGGGAGGAAAGATGAACAAAAGAAAAGAGATTTTAATTTTAGGACTGGCATTATTTTCTATGTTTTTTGGTGCTGGAAACCTATTGTTTCCACCATCATTAGGTGTGGCAGTAGGTCAAAGTTGGCTTATGGCTGGAATTGGATTTTTTATCACAGGAGTAGGATTACCTTTACTAGGAATATTAGCATTTACTAAAGGTGGAAGCTTGGAGGAGTTTGCAAGTAAAATATCTAAAAAATTTAATACTATTTATTTAACAACATTGATATTAGTTATAGGACCACTATTTGCTATTCCAAGAACAGGATCAACAACTTTTGAAATGGGAATTCTTCCATTAATTGGAGGAATGGATCCTAAAATTATGGCTATATTAACTTCCATTATCTTTTTTGGATTAACTTTATTTTTAGTTCTAAATGAATCTAAAGTAACAGATGTATTAGGTAAATTTTTAACGCCTATAATTTTAATAATATTAGCTTTTATAACGTTTTTTGGAATTATAAATCCCATAGGAGAACCAGTAACAAGTGTTATTGAAGGAAGCCAATTTTCATACGGATTTATCAATGGATATCAGACAATGGATGCATTGGCATCAGTATTATTTGGGGTAATAATAGTTAAAGGATTAGAAGGAAAAGGAGTAACAGATTCTAAAGAGCAAAAAGTATTCTTAACAGGTGCTGGGTTTATTGCTGCTATAGGATTAGGGTTAATATATTTCAGTTTAATTTATTTAGGAGCACAAATAAGCAGTATAAAAAATTTATCAACTGCTCAAACAGCTTTAATGGTAGCTGAATTAACACTGGGAAGTTCGGGGAAAATGGCTTTTGGAATTTGTGTGGCAGCAGCTTGTTTAACAACTTCAGTAGGATTAACAGCTTTAGTTAGTGATTGGTTCTCAAAACTAACTAATATGTCATACAAGACAGTTGCTATAGTAACATGTTTATTTTCAGCAATTTTAGCAGTTGCAGGATTAGATTATATCATAAGCTTAGCAGTACCAGTATTAGTGATTCTTTATCCTGTTACAATTGTTTTAATAGTTTTAAATATTTTTGGCGTTGAAAATAAAAATTCTTTTGCATTTTCAACAATAGTTACTTTAATTATAAGTATTTTGGAAGTTTTAAAATTTGATTTATCATTTATACCTTTAGCATCATCAGGTTTTGCATGGATAATTCCAGCAATTGTTGCCTTTTTAATAGGAAAAACAATGAAAAATAGAGCATGCGTAAACTAATGATAAATAGTTAGAGATGTCAGGTTTCCAAAAAGAGCTTTAAAGTTTAGTCAACTTTTAAAGCTCTTTTTTTTAATATCAATGGGTGCTAGGTTTTGCATTATTAAAGCGATGTAACACCATTTTTGTTAGATATTTGAAATTTTTTCTATAAATTCTTTAACTTTCTTTTCTAAAAGATCCACTACAATTTCTTTCTCTTCAAAAGTTTTCGCAGGGTATTTATCCATATCAAAATCAATAGTTTCTTTGGCAGGAACAAATGGACACTCTACAGCACATCCCATTTTAACAAGATAATCAATATTTTCTGGAAGGCTATCTAGAGAATGAGGTTTATATCCATCCATAGAAAGTCCTCTTGCTTCCATAATTCTAGCACCTTCTGCATTTACTTTGTCTGCAGGGTTTGTACCAGCACTAACTATTATGAAATCATTTGTTAATTCCTTTGCAAATCTCTCACAAATTATACTTTTAAAAGAGTTTCCTTTACATACAAAAGCGATTGTTTTCATTTTTATAACTCCTCCTAAATTTTTATTATTTTCTCTTCTTTACAGTTTTTTACAAAATACCCTCTTGTTCTATTAGATATATTAACTAATATAAGCATAACTGGTACTTCGACAAGAACTCCAACTACTGTAGCTAAAGTTGCTCCAGAATTTAATCCAAATAAAGATATTGCTACAGCTACGGCAAGTTCAAAGAAATTGCTTGCTCCAATCATTCCTGCAGGTGAAGCAATCTCATGAGGTAGCTTCCAAATTTTAGCCCATCCAAATGCAAAGAAGAATATCAAAAATGTTTGAATAGTTAACGGAATAGATATAAGCAATATATCCACAGGGTTATCAATTATTTTTCTTCCTTGGAAAGAGAAAATTATTGTCAGTGTTAAAAGTAAACCAGTTATAGTTATTTTATCAAACTTTTTAAGAAATATTTCTTTAAAATAATTAATTCCTTTTGTCTTAATAATATATTGCCTAGAAATCATTCCTAAAATTAAAGGGATAACAACAAATAATACAACAGAAAGAATTAAAGTATCATAAGGAACAATAACATTATTTATTCCTAATAATAATGCTACTATTGGTACAAATCCAATAAGCAAAATTAGGTCATTAACTGCTACTTGAACTAAAGTGTATGCAGGATTACCTTTTGTAAGCTGACTCCAAACAAAAACCATAGCAGTGCACGGTGCCGCTCCTAAAAGTACTGCTCCCGCAATATATTCATCAGCTAAATTAAGTGGTATTAAATTCTTAAAAATTACTTTAAAGAATAAAACTGATATTAAATACATTGAAAAAGGTTTAACTAACCAGTTAGTTACACAAGTTACTGTTAGCCCTTTTGTATTTTTAGTTGCATTAATAATCGATGTGAAATCTATTTTTAACATCATTGGATAAATCATTAACCAGATTAAAATTGCAACAGGTATTGAAACGTTTGAATATTCAAAAAGTGCTAGTGTCTGAGGTATTTCAGGTACAAAAATTCCAATTCCTACTCCTAAAATAATACAAATTCCAACCCAAATTGATAGGTATTTTTCAAAAAACCCCATAAAACCTCCTCGAATAAAAACATCATATGAGTATATACTCATATGATAGCACGAGGAAAAGATTTTGTAAACGACAAATATTAGAAAAATCTAATATACTATAACACACATCTCATCTAAGTATTAATTTTTTTATCTGAACAATGATTTTTAATTTTTAAAAATTCTATAAAACTATTTTTATCTTCTAAAAATATACAATCATCTAAAGACTCTAAAATATCCATAATAAAACTATTTTTTTTTAACAATTCCAAATTTAAACTATAATAAGACCATTTGCCTTTTTTCTTGCAAATTATTAAATCATCTTTTCTTAATTTTATAATATGTCTAGAGGTATTTGATTGATTTAGTTTTAGTACTTCTTCTAAATCACAATTGCAAGCCTCTTTAAACGTTAATAAAATTTTTAAAATTCTTAATCTGTTTAAGTCTGCTAAAGACTTAAGTATTTCTAAAGTTTCCACTTTTTTTCCGTTACGATAAACCTATAAAAATCTATAAAATCTTATAAGTCATAAATTTATAGAAATTTTGTTCTGCTATTGCCTTTGAAAGATATCTATTTTTCATCATACCTTTAACGTTTAAATCTCCCATTACAATTCTAGATGGTTTGGTTTTCACTATCTCATTTGTAATTTGGTGAAGATTATTGTTTCGGATATTAGAAATTCTTCTATGAACGAGCCTTATTTTTTTCTCTAGCTTCACGATATTTTGGCTCTTTTCGTAACGGTTATTCACCTCCCGAGATTTTTCATATTTTCGTGAAACCTGTTTTGCAACATTATTAGAAACTTTTTGATAACCAAGAGAATTCAGTTTTTTTAAGTACAGTAATCTCTTTTCTTAAATTATTATTAGAAATAAACTTTCCACCACATTATTTTTCATCTGAAATATCTACAGTAAAATTTATAGCTTCTGCATAATCTTTACCCCAATTTATAAGCTCTTTTAATATTGGAATTAATTTTTGTCCTTGTTCTGTTAAAGTGTATTCAACCTTTGGAGGAACAACTAGATACACTTTTCTTTTTATTAAACAATCCTCTTCTAACTCTCTTAATTGTCTTGTTAACATT from Candidatus Cetobacterium colombiensis includes the following:
- the brnQ gene encoding branched-chain amino acid transport system II carrier protein — translated: MNKRKEILILGLALFSMFFGAGNLLFPPSLGVAVGQSWLMAGIGFFITGVGLPLLGILAFTKGGSLEEFASKISKKFNTIYLTTLILVIGPLFAIPRTGSTTFEMGILPLIGGMDPKIMAILTSIIFFGLTLFLVLNESKVTDVLGKFLTPIILIILAFITFFGIINPIGEPVTSVIEGSQFSYGFINGYQTMDALASVLFGVIIVKGLEGKGVTDSKEQKVFLTGAGFIAAIGLGLIYFSLIYLGAQISSIKNLSTAQTALMVAELTLGSSGKMAFGICVAAACLTTSVGLTALVSDWFSKLTNMSYKTVAIVTCLFSAILAVAGLDYIISLAVPVLVILYPVTIVLIVLNIFGVENKNSFAFSTIVTLIISILEVLKFDLSFIPLASSGFAWIIPAIVAFLIGKTMKNRACVN
- the arsB gene encoding ACR3 family arsenite efflux transporter, whose protein sequence is MGFFEKYLSIWVGICIILGVGIGIFVPEIPQTLALFEYSNVSIPVAILIWLMIYPMMLKIDFTSIINATKNTKGLTVTCVTNWLVKPFSMYLISVLFFKVIFKNLIPLNLADEYIAGAVLLGAAPCTAMVFVWSQLTKGNPAYTLVQVAVNDLILLIGFVPIVALLLGINNVIVPYDTLILSVVLFVVIPLILGMISRQYIIKTKGINYFKEIFLKKFDKITITGLLLTLTIIFSFQGRKIIDNPVDILLISIPLTIQTFLIFFFAFGWAKIWKLPHEIASPAGMIGASNFFELAVAVAISLFGLNSGATLATVVGVLVEVPVMLILVNISNRTRGYFVKNCKEEKIIKI
- a CDS encoding winged helix-turn-helix transcriptional regulator, with translation MTLDIMGGKWKPIILYYINLNGIARHSELKRFIPSINERMLTRQLRELEEDCLIKRKVYLVVPPKVEYTLTEQGQKLIPILKELINWGKDYAEAINFTVDISDEK
- a CDS encoding arsenate-mycothiol transferase ArsC codes for the protein MKTIAFVCKGNSFKSIICERFAKELTNDFIIVSAGTNPADKVNAEGARIMEARGLSMDGYKPHSLDSLPENIDYLVKMGCAVECPFVPAKETIDFDMDKYPAKTFEEKEIVVDLLEKKVKEFIEKISNI
- a CDS encoding ArsR/SmtB family transcription factor; this encodes METLEILKSLADLNRLRILKILLTFKEACNCDLEEVLKLNQSNTSRHIIKLRKDDLIICKKKGKWSYYSLNLELLKKNSFIMDILESLDDCIFLEDKNSFIEFLKIKNHCSDKKINT
- a CDS encoding transposase — its product is MYLKKLNSLGYQKVSNNVAKQVSRKYEKSREVNNRYEKSQNIVKLEKKIRLVHRRISNIRNNNLHQITNEIVKTKPSRIVMGDLNVKGMMKNRYLSKAIAEQNFYKFMTYKIL